In Myxococcus fulvus, a genomic segment contains:
- a CDS encoding URC4/urg3 family protein encodes MSERPLARTDVSPAVAWLRTPAAIRERCHQLLELGLAGKLTHFRVEPSRLSAVVDTVLAVTREAYPTLDIPLHSRWRHFDAGGVRRVEELEARLKGVSPEERARAKLDLAVVSVLLDAGSGPKWRYREQGGGTWARSEGLAVASFRMFMDGVFSSDPDRPLRADSEALGRLSLDALARGLQVTESNPLDGLEGRLHLMHGLGRVLPRPGTLFDLVVAQGRSVRASELLGHVLEQLGPIWPGRVMVDAVNLGDVWPHSALGPVEGVDALVPFHKLSQWLTYSLVEPLEEAGVRVVELDGLTGLPEYRNGGLFVDLGVLVPRDARLTSEALHPSEEPIVEWRALTVALLDRVAALVRGRLGMSAEELPLGKVLQGGTWAAGRKVAAEARPGGVPPIRVDSDGTVF; translated from the coding sequence ATGTCTGAGCGACCCCTGGCGAGGACGGACGTGTCCCCGGCCGTCGCGTGGCTGCGCACCCCCGCGGCCATCCGCGAGCGCTGTCACCAGCTGCTGGAGCTGGGGCTCGCCGGGAAGCTCACGCACTTCCGCGTGGAGCCCTCGCGGCTGTCGGCCGTGGTGGACACGGTGCTGGCCGTCACGCGCGAGGCGTACCCCACGCTGGACATCCCGCTGCACAGCCGCTGGCGTCACTTCGACGCGGGCGGCGTGCGCCGCGTGGAGGAGCTGGAGGCGCGGCTGAAGGGCGTGTCCCCCGAGGAGCGCGCGCGGGCGAAGCTGGACCTGGCCGTGGTGAGCGTGCTGCTGGACGCGGGCAGCGGGCCGAAGTGGCGCTACCGCGAGCAGGGCGGCGGCACCTGGGCGCGCTCGGAGGGGCTGGCGGTGGCCAGCTTCCGCATGTTCATGGACGGCGTCTTCTCGTCGGACCCGGACCGGCCGCTGCGCGCGGACTCGGAGGCGCTCGGCCGGCTGTCGCTCGACGCGCTCGCGCGGGGACTGCAGGTCACCGAGTCGAACCCGCTGGACGGGCTCGAGGGCCGGCTGCACCTGATGCACGGCCTGGGGCGCGTGCTGCCCAGGCCCGGGACGCTGTTCGACCTGGTCGTCGCGCAGGGGCGGAGCGTGCGCGCCTCGGAGCTGCTCGGGCACGTGCTGGAGCAGCTGGGGCCCATCTGGCCGGGGCGGGTGATGGTGGACGCCGTCAACCTGGGCGACGTGTGGCCGCACTCGGCGCTGGGGCCGGTGGAGGGCGTGGACGCGCTGGTGCCCTTCCACAAGCTGTCCCAGTGGCTGACGTACTCGCTGGTGGAGCCGCTGGAGGAGGCGGGCGTGCGCGTGGTGGAGCTGGACGGGCTCACCGGCCTGCCTGAGTACCGCAACGGCGGCCTCTTCGTGGACCTGGGCGTGCTGGTGCCCCGGGACGCGCGGCTGACGAGCGAGGCCTTGCACCCGAGCGAGGAGCCCATCGTCGAGTGGCGCGCGCTGACGGTGGCGCTGCTGGACCGGGTGGCGGCGCTGGTGCGCGGCCGGCTGGGGATGAGCGCGGAGGAGCTGC
- a CDS encoding GTP cyclohydrolase II: protein MADKKPVNSIRLTSHPDGDTPSVPIRWGEVDPLRRGPVVATLTEPGHRNVIGTHAGSYAVYRALAVAAGMLPQDHRADLKDTSPAAEIGPHPSWSNPDRIVSLDPWGAVAPQAFRPFYEQGVDFRPTIAVTRAHINLPELRDAVEAGRLVPDGDLLTANGDIKVVKAAVDPVWHLPGIARRFGLTESALRRGLFEQTGGMFPELITRPDLHVFLPPIGGLTLYAFGDIRSVANKDIPLAVRVHDECNGSDVFGSDICTCRPYLAHGIEECVRTSQAGGAGIIVYLRKEGRALGEVTKFLVYNARKRQEGGDSAATYFHRTECVAGVQDMRFQELMPDVLHWLGITRIHRFVSMSDMKHDAIVRSGIEILERVPIPEELVPADAKVEMEAKKAAGYFTKGPVADAVGLAQVKGRGLDV from the coding sequence ATGGCAGACAAGAAGCCCGTCAATTCCATCCGTCTCACCTCCCATCCGGATGGCGACACGCCGAGCGTGCCCATCCGCTGGGGCGAGGTGGATCCGCTGCGCCGCGGGCCCGTGGTGGCCACGCTCACCGAGCCCGGCCACCGCAACGTCATCGGCACGCACGCGGGCTCCTACGCCGTCTACCGCGCGCTCGCCGTGGCCGCGGGCATGCTGCCGCAGGACCACCGCGCGGACCTGAAGGACACCTCGCCCGCCGCGGAGATTGGCCCGCATCCGTCCTGGAGCAACCCGGACCGCATCGTCTCCCTGGACCCGTGGGGCGCGGTGGCGCCGCAAGCCTTCCGCCCCTTCTACGAGCAGGGCGTCGACTTCCGTCCCACCATCGCCGTCACCCGCGCGCACATCAACCTGCCGGAGCTGCGCGACGCGGTGGAGGCGGGCCGGCTGGTCCCGGATGGGGATTTGCTCACCGCCAACGGCGACATCAAGGTGGTGAAGGCCGCGGTGGACCCGGTGTGGCACCTGCCGGGAATCGCGCGGCGCTTCGGCCTGACGGAGAGCGCGCTGCGCCGCGGCCTCTTCGAGCAGACGGGCGGCATGTTCCCGGAATTGATTACGCGCCCGGACCTGCACGTCTTCCTGCCGCCCATCGGTGGGCTCACGCTGTATGCCTTCGGCGACATCCGCTCGGTGGCCAACAAGGACATCCCGCTGGCGGTACGCGTGCATGACGAGTGCAACGGCTCGGACGTGTTCGGCAGCGACATCTGCACCTGCCGGCCGTACCTGGCGCACGGCATCGAGGAGTGCGTGCGCACGTCGCAGGCGGGCGGCGCGGGCATCATCGTCTACCTGCGCAAGGAGGGCCGCGCGCTGGGCGAGGTCACCAAGTTCCTGGTCTACAACGCGCGCAAGCGTCAGGAGGGCGGCGACTCCGCGGCCACGTACTTCCACCGCACCGAGTGCGTGGCGGGCGTGCAGGACATGCGCTTCCAGGAGCTGATGCCGGACGTGCTCCACTGGCTGGGCATCACCCGCATCCACCGCTTCGTGTCGATGAGCGACATGAAGCACGACGCCATCGTGCGCTCGGGCATCGAAATCCTCGAGCGCGTGCCCATCCCCGAGGAGCTGGTCCCCGCCGACGCGAAGGTGGAGATGGAGGCGAAGAAGGCGGCGGGCTACTTCACCAAGGGCCCCGTGGCGGACGCGGTGGGGCTGGCGCAGGTGAAGGGACGGGGCCTCGATGTCTGA
- the mmsA gene encoding CoA-acylating methylmalonate-semialdehyde dehydrogenase, translating to MSFVELPESVVPCRNLVGGEWLLPPGATLLDVRSPYTGTVIGRVPLTPADGVAQAVEAARPAAALWRSLSARERTQPLFRFRSLLERDLDRLSNLAASEAGKTVAEARAGVLKGLEVCEFALSLQNLDSGAHLEVSRGVTCELRREPLGIVAGITPFNFPAMVPMWLFPIAVTLGNAFILKPSEKVPLTACALGELMREAGYPPGVFSVVHGGRETVDALVEHPDVKALAFVGSSAVARQLYARGGERGKRVLALGGAKNHLIVAPDADPDLTAQAVVDSFTGCAGQRCMAGSVLLAVGDIEPLLQDIARRAARLEVGPGMGAIIDKGAVERLEAAIARAASEGARLTLDGRGKRPAGEQWAGGNWLGPSILDHVRPDMEAARRELFGPVLSIIRVPTLSAALAVENASTYGNAASIFTTSGAVAQAAVEGVRAGMVGVNVGVPVPREPFSFGGTGESRFGHGDITGVSSLDFWTQLKKVTRKWSARTDGSWMS from the coding sequence TTGTCGTTCGTCGAGCTTCCCGAGAGCGTCGTTCCGTGTCGAAACCTGGTGGGAGGCGAGTGGCTGCTGCCGCCGGGCGCGACGCTGCTCGATGTCCGCAGCCCCTACACCGGCACCGTCATCGGCCGGGTCCCCCTCACGCCCGCGGACGGTGTCGCGCAGGCGGTGGAGGCCGCGCGTCCCGCCGCCGCGCTGTGGAGGAGCCTGTCTGCGCGCGAGCGCACCCAGCCCCTGTTCCGCTTCCGGAGCCTGCTGGAGCGGGACCTGGACCGGCTCTCGAACCTCGCCGCGAGCGAGGCGGGCAAGACGGTGGCGGAGGCGCGCGCCGGCGTGCTCAAGGGCCTGGAGGTGTGCGAGTTCGCGCTGTCCCTGCAGAACCTGGACAGCGGCGCGCACCTGGAAGTGAGCCGCGGCGTCACGTGTGAGCTGCGCCGTGAGCCGTTGGGCATCGTCGCGGGCATCACCCCGTTCAACTTCCCGGCGATGGTGCCCATGTGGCTGTTCCCCATCGCGGTGACGCTGGGCAACGCCTTCATCCTCAAGCCGTCGGAGAAGGTGCCCCTCACCGCGTGCGCGCTGGGCGAATTGATGCGCGAGGCGGGCTATCCCCCCGGCGTCTTCTCCGTCGTGCACGGCGGGCGCGAGACGGTGGACGCGCTGGTGGAGCACCCGGACGTCAAGGCGCTGGCCTTCGTGGGCTCCTCGGCCGTGGCGCGGCAGCTCTACGCGCGCGGCGGTGAGCGCGGCAAGCGCGTGCTCGCGCTGGGCGGCGCGAAGAACCACCTCATCGTCGCGCCGGACGCGGACCCGGACCTCACCGCGCAGGCCGTGGTGGACTCGTTCACCGGCTGCGCGGGCCAGCGCTGCATGGCGGGCAGCGTGCTCCTGGCGGTGGGCGACATCGAGCCCTTGCTCCAGGACATCGCCCGGCGCGCCGCCCGGCTCGAGGTGGGCCCCGGCATGGGCGCCATCATCGACAAGGGCGCGGTGGAGCGGCTGGAGGCGGCCATCGCCCGCGCGGCGTCCGAGGGCGCGCGCCTCACGCTGGACGGGCGCGGCAAGCGTCCGGCGGGCGAGCAGTGGGCCGGCGGCAACTGGCTGGGCCCGTCCATCCTGGACCATGTGCGCCCGGACATGGAGGCCGCCAGGCGCGAGCTGTTCGGCCCGGTGCTGTCCATCATCCGCGTGCCCACGCTGTCGGCGGCGCTCGCGGTGGAGAACGCGTCCACCTACGGCAACGCCGCGTCCATCTTCACCACCAGCGGCGCGGTGGCGCAGGCGGCGGTGGAGGGCGTGCGCGCGGGCATGGTGGGCGTCAACGTGGGCGTGCCCGTCCCTCGCGAGCCCTTCTCCTTCGGCGGCACCGGCGAGTCGCGCTTCGGCCACGGCGACATCACCGGCGTCTCCAGCCTCGACTTCTGGACGCAGCTCAAGAAGGTCACCCGCAAGTGGTCGGCTCGCACCGACGGCTCGTGGATGAGCTGA
- a CDS encoding protein kinase domain-containing protein: MTKNDTGDRGEGSVGTGGEDEGTASLVPAHADEGTMSLGTGGEPEGTMSLGTGDKLEGTASLGAGSHGTADRGAGSRSYGTGDRDVGSSSHGDDSATGPDEARRRAPPFSQVGRYVLLRRLGQGGMGVVYAAYDPDLDRKVALKLLHPDGRHDESEEARARLLREAQAMARVSHPHVIPVFDVGMWGDQVFVAMELVDGGTLASWLKESPRSWREILTRYVDAGRGLEAAHAAGLVHRDFKPANVLISRAGRVYVMDFGLARPIGELREEDPLPEETRETLASGRRMLDTTLTGHGALVGTPNYMSPEQFRGATLDGRTDQFSFCAALYGALYGARPFDPGSVRAYVISSMVQAPERTESLAMPQGALATSATRPPPLAVREPPRDSKVPGWVRDAVLRGLSLDADARFPSMSALLEALSQEHHRLQRRRWATAAGALGTTLALTAGAVWHQSRTCVDAGAQMDEAWSSSTREKLATAFEATGRPFAKAMAERVTHALGDYAQAWKQQRVQACEATQVQGVTPQEQLDRQFVCLERRRKDFRATVELLSSADAAMVEKSLDAALALPALGECEDAEALASSQRLPTDPQRRADIEALEEKLSHVRALMDAGKHPLALEAVKPLMAPVEATGHLPLRSEARYLNGWLLEQTGESAEAAKLLSRAVFDAEAGHADRLKVTALNKLLFVEDGLEHFEPAARWGELAEATLERMGGDAVLLGDVRVNQANLAITQGQNDVAKARLEEARALYAKALPEEHPKRARTTFLLAHVVNSLGDSALALKLMEDALQKTTAAMGPQHPDVARRHGLLSMTLREQGQDDKALPHAQAAADILQAIYGGDNLKLAEALDELGMCQLGLRRFEDALKTYERALAMKQKVLPPGDDKLQFSLDGVGQALLGLGRAGEAVKPLREAVGFPSVPPDALAESGFALAKALAQTGQVPQAREEAARAKGWFTQAELPERAGEVDGFLASLPEEKKAARPVRALVRPRKR; this comes from the coding sequence ATGACCAAGAACGACACAGGCGACAGGGGCGAGGGCTCCGTCGGCACGGGCGGCGAGGACGAGGGGACGGCGTCGCTCGTCCCGGCCCATGCGGACGAAGGGACGATGTCCCTGGGCACGGGCGGCGAGCCCGAGGGGACGATGTCCCTGGGCACGGGCGACAAGCTCGAGGGCACCGCCTCCTTGGGCGCGGGCTCCCACGGGACGGCGGACCGCGGTGCGGGCTCGCGCTCCTACGGCACTGGAGATCGCGACGTGGGCTCGAGCTCCCACGGTGACGATTCCGCCACGGGGCCGGACGAGGCGCGCCGCCGGGCGCCGCCGTTCTCGCAGGTGGGCCGGTATGTGCTGCTGCGCCGGCTGGGCCAGGGTGGCATGGGCGTGGTGTACGCGGCCTATGACCCGGATCTGGACCGGAAGGTGGCGCTCAAGCTGCTGCATCCGGACGGACGTCATGACGAGTCCGAGGAGGCGCGGGCGCGGCTCTTGCGCGAGGCGCAGGCCATGGCGCGCGTGTCCCATCCGCACGTCATCCCGGTGTTCGACGTGGGCATGTGGGGCGACCAGGTCTTCGTCGCGATGGAGCTGGTGGACGGCGGCACGCTGGCGTCGTGGCTGAAGGAGTCCCCGCGCTCGTGGCGCGAAATCCTCACGCGCTACGTGGACGCGGGCCGGGGCCTCGAAGCCGCGCACGCGGCGGGGCTGGTGCACCGCGACTTCAAGCCGGCCAACGTGCTCATCAGCCGCGCGGGCCGCGTGTACGTGATGGACTTCGGCCTGGCGCGCCCCATCGGCGAGCTGCGCGAGGAGGACCCGCTCCCCGAGGAGACGCGCGAGACGCTCGCCTCCGGCCGACGCATGCTGGACACCACGCTCACCGGACACGGCGCGCTGGTGGGCACGCCCAACTACATGTCCCCGGAGCAGTTCCGGGGCGCGACGCTGGACGGGCGCACGGACCAGTTCAGCTTCTGCGCCGCGCTGTACGGCGCGCTCTATGGCGCGCGCCCCTTCGACCCGGGGAGCGTGCGGGCCTACGTCATTTCCAGCATGGTCCAGGCCCCCGAGCGCACCGAGTCGCTCGCGATGCCCCAGGGCGCCCTGGCCACCTCCGCCACCCGGCCGCCTCCTCTCGCGGTGCGCGAGCCGCCGCGCGACTCGAAGGTGCCCGGCTGGGTGCGCGACGCCGTGCTGCGTGGCCTGTCGCTGGACGCCGACGCGCGCTTCCCCTCCATGTCCGCGCTGCTGGAGGCGCTGTCCCAGGAGCACCACCGGCTCCAGCGCCGTCGGTGGGCGACGGCGGCGGGCGCGCTGGGCACCACGCTCGCGCTGACGGCGGGCGCGGTGTGGCACCAGTCGCGCACGTGCGTGGACGCGGGCGCGCAGATGGACGAGGCGTGGTCGTCCTCCACGCGCGAGAAGCTGGCCACCGCGTTCGAGGCCACCGGGCGTCCCTTCGCGAAGGCGATGGCCGAGCGCGTGACGCATGCCCTGGGCGACTACGCGCAGGCGTGGAAGCAGCAGCGCGTGCAGGCGTGCGAGGCCACCCAGGTGCAGGGCGTGACGCCCCAGGAGCAGTTGGACCGGCAGTTCGTGTGCCTGGAGCGACGGCGCAAGGACTTCCGCGCCACGGTGGAGCTGTTGTCGAGCGCGGACGCGGCGATGGTGGAGAAGTCGCTGGACGCGGCGCTCGCGCTGCCCGCGCTGGGTGAGTGCGAGGACGCGGAGGCGCTGGCCTCGTCTCAGCGGCTGCCCACCGACCCCCAGCGCCGCGCGGACATCGAGGCGCTGGAGGAGAAGCTCTCCCACGTGCGCGCGCTCATGGACGCGGGGAAGCATCCCCTGGCCCTGGAGGCGGTGAAGCCGCTGATGGCCCCCGTCGAGGCCACGGGCCACCTGCCGCTGCGCTCGGAGGCGCGGTACCTGAACGGCTGGCTGCTGGAGCAGACGGGCGAGTCCGCCGAGGCCGCGAAGCTGCTGTCGCGCGCGGTGTTCGACGCGGAGGCCGGCCACGCGGACCGGCTGAAGGTGACGGCGCTCAACAAGCTGCTCTTCGTGGAGGACGGGCTCGAGCACTTCGAGCCCGCGGCGCGCTGGGGCGAATTGGCCGAGGCCACCCTGGAGCGCATGGGCGGAGACGCCGTGCTGCTGGGCGACGTGCGCGTCAACCAGGCCAACCTGGCCATCACGCAGGGCCAGAATGACGTGGCCAAGGCGCGCCTGGAGGAGGCCCGCGCGCTCTACGCGAAGGCGCTGCCGGAGGAGCACCCCAAGCGCGCGCGCACCACGTTCCTGCTCGCGCACGTGGTGAACTCGCTCGGTGATTCGGCGCTCGCGCTGAAGCTGATGGAGGACGCGCTCCAGAAGACCACCGCCGCCATGGGTCCCCAGCACCCCGACGTGGCCCGGCGCCACGGCCTGTTGTCCATGACGCTGCGAGAGCAGGGGCAGGACGACAAGGCCCTGCCCCACGCGCAGGCGGCGGCGGACATCCTCCAGGCCATCTACGGCGGGGACAACTTGAAGCTGGCGGAGGCGCTCGACGAGCTGGGCATGTGTCAGCTCGGCCTGCGCCGCTTCGAGGACGCGCTGAAGACGTATGAGCGCGCGCTCGCGATGAAGCAGAAGGTGCTGCCCCCGGGCGACGACAAGCTCCAGTTCTCACTGGACGGCGTGGGCCAGGCGCTGCTCGGCCTGGGCCGCGCGGGCGAGGCCGTGAAGCCGCTGCGCGAGGCCGTGGGCTTCCCGTCGGTGCCCCCGGACGCGCTGGCGGAGTCCGGCTTCGCGCTGGCGAAGGCGCTGGCCCAGACGGGTCAGGTGCCCCAGGCGCGCGAGGAGGCCGCGCGGGCCAAGGGGTGGTTCACGCAGGCGGAGCTGCCCGAGCGCGCGGGGGAGGTGGATGGCTTCCTCGCCTCCCTGCCCGAGGAGAAGAAGGCCGCGCGGCCGGTGCGCGCGCTGGTGCGCCCCCGGAAGCGGTGA
- a CDS encoding sigma 54-interacting transcriptional regulator, which produces MLASALVSLPPDEEEANLDATATLTRGRAGQVKMVLRILSGPDSGKVHPLRQGTHVVGKAPTCDIVLADKAVSRQHLRLEVHDEHVVATDLESHNGSFCERLRFTSLELRPGSVITLGTTELKLMPEDTRERAVLLSDKDHFGALVGQSRKMREAFTLLERLAPGGADVLIQGETGTGKDLCAEAIHQQSPRKKGPFVIVDLAGVPPTLIESELFGHVKGSFTSAHGDRAGAFERAQGGTVFLDEVGELPLELQPRLLRVLERRQVKRVGANDYISVNMRVVAATHVNLEQAVQQGKFRRDLFHRLAVLRVSLPPLRERPEDIPALIDHMLKQTGRAPSALSVQTRALLAQYPWPGNVRELRNVVEQVVNLGEEALPELESSGEGGAKVELDLPFKEAKERLIEGFERDYLKNLLERCEGNISRAAREADIDRVYLKKLLRKHDLDTGRDS; this is translated from the coding sequence GTGCTAGCGTCCGCCCTCGTGTCGCTGCCGCCGGACGAGGAAGAGGCGAACCTGGATGCCACGGCCACGCTGACGCGCGGACGGGCAGGTCAGGTGAAGATGGTGCTCCGGATCCTCTCGGGTCCGGACTCCGGCAAGGTGCATCCGCTCCGACAGGGCACGCACGTGGTGGGCAAGGCGCCCACGTGCGACATCGTCCTGGCGGACAAGGCCGTCTCCCGACAGCACCTGCGGCTGGAGGTGCATGACGAGCACGTGGTGGCCACGGACCTGGAATCGCACAACGGCTCGTTCTGCGAGCGGCTGCGCTTCACGTCCCTGGAGCTGCGCCCCGGCAGCGTCATCACCCTGGGCACCACCGAGCTGAAGCTGATGCCCGAGGACACGCGCGAGCGCGCCGTCCTGCTGTCGGACAAGGACCACTTCGGGGCGCTCGTCGGGCAGAGCCGCAAGATGCGCGAGGCCTTCACGCTGCTGGAGCGGCTGGCCCCCGGCGGCGCGGACGTGCTCATCCAGGGCGAGACGGGCACGGGCAAGGACCTGTGCGCGGAGGCCATCCACCAGCAGAGCCCGCGCAAGAAGGGCCCGTTCGTCATCGTGGACCTGGCGGGCGTGCCGCCCACGCTCATCGAGAGCGAGCTGTTCGGCCACGTGAAGGGCTCCTTCACCAGCGCGCACGGTGACCGCGCGGGCGCCTTCGAGCGCGCGCAGGGCGGCACGGTGTTCCTGGACGAGGTGGGCGAGCTGCCGCTGGAGCTGCAGCCGCGCCTGCTCCGCGTGCTGGAGCGCCGGCAGGTCAAGCGCGTGGGCGCCAATGACTACATCTCCGTGAACATGCGCGTGGTGGCCGCCACGCACGTGAACCTGGAGCAGGCGGTGCAGCAGGGGAAGTTCCGGCGGGACTTGTTCCACCGGCTCGCGGTGCTGCGCGTGAGCCTGCCGCCCCTGCGCGAGCGCCCCGAGGACATCCCGGCGCTCATCGACCACATGCTCAAGCAGACGGGCCGGGCGCCCAGCGCGCTGTCGGTCCAGACGCGCGCGCTCCTGGCGCAGTACCCCTGGCCCGGCAACGTGCGCGAGCTGCGCAACGTGGTGGAGCAGGTGGTCAACCTGGGCGAGGAGGCCCTGCCGGAGCTGGAGTCCTCCGGCGAAGGGGGCGCCAAGGTCGAGCTGGACCTCCCCTTCAAGGAAGCCAAGGAGCGCCTCATCGAGGGCTTCGAGCGCGACTACCTGAAAAATCTACTGGAGCGCTGCGAGGGGAACATCTCCCGGGCCGCCCGCGAGGCGGACATCGACCGTGTCTACTTGAAGAAACTGCTGCGCAAGCACGACCTGGATACGGGGCGGGACTCTTAA
- a CDS encoding GNAT family N-acetyltransferase encodes MSTQDVVGRAVIREIRPEDDVAVGELLVEAFTTQYAKKLPEVVYTEERKRELRDVAARRKIASLLVAELDGEVVGTVALFPPGAPGSEAWLPRAADLRGLATAVKMHGSGLARPLLDAAEALARRWDMDAVCLHVRRGAVGVARMYMSRGYVREPEGDMNLPTVFLEAYVLRLK; translated from the coding sequence ATGAGCACCCAGGACGTGGTGGGGCGGGCCGTCATCCGAGAGATACGGCCCGAGGATGATGTGGCGGTGGGAGAGCTGCTGGTCGAGGCCTTCACCACCCAGTACGCGAAGAAGCTGCCGGAGGTGGTCTACACGGAGGAGCGCAAGCGCGAGCTGCGCGACGTGGCCGCCCGGCGGAAGATCGCCTCGCTCCTGGTGGCGGAGCTCGACGGCGAGGTCGTCGGCACCGTGGCCCTCTTTCCTCCCGGCGCGCCGGGCTCGGAGGCGTGGCTGCCTCGCGCGGCGGACCTGCGTGGGCTGGCCACCGCGGTGAAGATGCATGGCAGCGGCCTGGCCCGGCCGCTGCTGGATGCCGCCGAGGCCCTGGCCCGGCGCTGGGACATGGACGCGGTGTGTCTGCACGTCCGCCGGGGCGCCGTCGGCGTCGCGCGCATGTACATGTCCCGCGGCTACGTGCGCGAGCCCGAGGGCGACATGAACCTGCCCACGGTGTTCCTCGAGGCGTACGTGCTGCGCCTGAAGTAG
- a CDS encoding phospholipase D-like domain-containing protein: MKLACSVLVALLVAGCPAPNHRHDLRLRALPTAADETRSLAFFQSLGVPLIPGHHVELVENGRVFDVLDEEIRAARSSIHIASYIWRPGEPSERLVRALRERQPGVACRVLVDPLGSVNFDSVGIALANAGCEVRIFRPIQGAMPSLDAARIKTRLHRKLVVRDGEVGVTGGFGIWRSWLGDAEGPESWRDMSVRAEGPAVREMQVAFAQNWQEAGGDFLPPEAFPELGSRGAARAGFVASTQNRFLSDARRMTLLTIAAAKRRLWISNSYFIPSDAIGDMLLEKVKQGVDVRVLVPGRHHDIAPVHAAQRASYARLLEGGVRIWEYELSMMHSKTMLVDEDLSVVGSTNMDPLALSTSDECSLVVEDPALAASLAAAFEKDMLHSREIHWDGWRRRGLLQRLGEKLPWLIGDYL; encoded by the coding sequence GTGAAGCTGGCCTGCTCCGTGCTCGTCGCGTTGCTCGTCGCCGGGTGCCCTGCTCCGAATCATCGGCACGACCTCCGGCTGCGCGCGCTGCCCACCGCGGCGGATGAGACGCGCTCGCTGGCCTTCTTCCAATCCCTCGGCGTCCCGCTCATTCCCGGCCACCACGTGGAGCTGGTGGAGAACGGCCGCGTCTTCGATGTGCTCGACGAGGAGATTCGCGCCGCGCGCTCCAGCATCCACATCGCCAGCTACATCTGGCGCCCGGGCGAGCCGTCGGAGCGACTGGTGCGCGCGCTGCGCGAGCGACAACCCGGTGTCGCATGCCGCGTGCTCGTGGACCCGCTGGGCAGCGTCAACTTCGACTCCGTGGGAATCGCGCTCGCGAACGCGGGCTGCGAGGTGCGCATCTTCCGTCCCATCCAAGGCGCCATGCCCTCGCTCGACGCCGCGCGCATCAAGACGCGCCTGCATCGCAAGCTCGTGGTGCGCGATGGCGAGGTCGGTGTCACCGGAGGCTTCGGCATCTGGCGCAGCTGGCTCGGCGACGCGGAGGGGCCCGAGTCCTGGCGCGACATGAGCGTGCGCGCCGAAGGGCCCGCCGTGCGCGAGATGCAGGTGGCCTTCGCGCAGAACTGGCAGGAGGCGGGCGGAGACTTCCTTCCCCCCGAGGCCTTCCCGGAGCTGGGCTCCCGAGGCGCCGCGCGCGCGGGCTTCGTCGCGAGCACGCAGAACCGCTTCCTCTCCGACGCGCGCCGCATGACGCTGCTCACCATCGCCGCCGCGAAGCGACGCCTGTGGATCTCCAACTCGTACTTCATCCCCTCCGACGCCATCGGCGACATGCTGCTGGAGAAGGTGAAGCAGGGCGTGGACGTGCGCGTGCTCGTGCCCGGACGACATCACGACATCGCGCCCGTGCACGCCGCGCAGCGCGCGTCCTACGCGAGGCTGCTCGAGGGCGGGGTGCGCATCTGGGAGTACGAGCTGTCGATGATGCACTCCAAGACGATGCTCGTGGACGAGGACCTGTCCGTGGTGGGCTCGACGAACATGGACCCGCTGGCGCTGAGCACCTCGGACGAGTGCTCACTGGTGGTGGAGGACCCGGCGCTGGCCGCGTCGCTCGCCGCCGCGTTCGAGAAGGACATGCTCCACTCGCGCGAAATCCACTGGGACGGCTGGCGCCGCCGCGGCCTGCTGCAGCGGCTGGGCGAGAAGCTGCCGTGGCTCATCGGCGACTATCTCTGA